GAATTCCGCAGGGTGGGCCCTTCTTTGTCGCAACCTAACGGTTCAGCTGGTTACCCGACGGTATCCTGTGGCATCCCATCGGCGTGAAGCGCGCGATTCGTCGTTTATGATCCGGTCGACATGTGGTTCGTGTCGAGGCGTAGATTCGATTCGGACCTACGAATACGGTGGGAGATGCCCATGAAACTTGCCCTGTCACCCGATGAGGTGGCCTTCCGGGACGACCTGCGCACGTTCTTCCGGACCGAGATTCCGGCCGAGATCCGGGACAAGGTCACCAGCGGCCGGGAGCTCTCCCGCGACGACATAGTCACCGCGCACAAGCTGCTCCACGGCAAGGGCATCGCGGTGCCGAAGTGGCCGGTGGCGTGGGGTGGTCAGGACTGGACCTCCATGCAGCGCCACATCTGGGAAGACGAGATGCAGCTGGCCGGTGTGCCCGAGCCGCTGACCTTCAACGCCAATATGATCGGGCCGGTCATCGCGCAGTTCGGCTCCGAGGAGCTCAAACAGCGCTTCCTGCCGCCGACCGCGGCGCTCGACATCTGGTGGTGCCAGGGTTTCTCGGAGCCGGACGCCGGATCCGACCTGGCCTCGCTGCGGACCACCGCGGTGCGCGACGGTGACTCCTACATCGTCAACGGCCAGAAGATCTGGACCACCCTGGCCCAGTACGCCGACTGGATCTTCTGCCTGGTCCGCACCGACCCGAATGCGCCGAAGAAGCAGGCCGGTATCTCGATGCTGCTGTTCGACGTGAATTCGCCCGGGGTCACCGTGCGGCCGATCAAACTGATCGACGGTCATCACGAGGTCAACGAGGTCTTCTTCGAGAATGTCCGGGTCCCGGCCGATCAGCTGGTCGGCGAGGAGAACATGGGCTGGACCTACGCCAAGTTCCTGCTCGGCAACGAGCGCACCGGTATCGCGGGCGTGGGCCGCACCAAGGTGGTGGTCGCGACCGCCAAGGAGCATGCGGCGCGGATCGCATCGGGTTCCGGCACGCTGCTCGAGGATCCGGTCTTCGCCTCTCGCGTCGCGGAGCTGGAGAACGAATTGCTCGCACTGGAGCTGACCCTGCTGCGAGTGGTGGCCAATTCCGCCGAGGGTAAGCCGAATCCGGTCTCGTCGGTGCTGAAGCTGCGGGGCACCGAATTGCAGCAGGCCGCCACCGAGCTCATGCTCGATGTCGCCGGTCCGGATGCGGTGCCGGTCGCCGCGGCCGATATCGCCGCGCCGGACTGGGCGCAGCGCACCGGGCCGACGTATCTCAACTACCGCAAGACCAGCATCTACGGAGGCTCGAACGAGGTGCAGCGCACCATCATCGCCTCCACCATCCTCGGATTGTGAGGCGTAGCCATGGACTTTGAGCTCACCGATGAACAGGTCATGCTGCGCGATACGGTGCGTGATCTGCTGGCTCGTACCTACGATCCGGAGAGCCGGCTGAAGGTGCTCGACACCGAACTCGGCTGGAGCCGTGACGTGTGGTCGCAACTGGCCGAATTGGGTGTGCTGGGACTGAGTTTCAGCGAGGCCGACGGCGGTGTCGGCGCGGGCCCCGTGGAGACGATGGTCGTCATGGAGGAGATCGGGCGCCGGTTGGCGCCGGAGCCGCTGCTCGACGCGGTGTTGCTGCCCGGTGGGCTGGTCGCCGCACTAGGTACGGCCGCACAGCGCGAGCGGATCCTGCCCGAGGTGGTCGGCGGATCCCGGCTGCTGGCCCTGGCGCACGAGGAGGCCGGTTCGCGCTGGCCGGATCTCGAGGTGACGACGACGGCCGCCGCGGAGGGCGCCGGCTATCGGCTGACCGGTGTGAAAAGCCGGGTACCGCACGGTGATTGCGCCGACGAGCTGGTCGTGACCGCGCGCGACGCCGACGGTGCGCTGCGGGTGTTCCTGGTGGCGGCCGATGCCGAAGGCGTCACTCGCACGCCGTATCGCACCTTCGACGAACGGCGGGGTGCGCAGGTCGAATTCGCCTCGGCTTCCGCGGAATTGCTCGGTGCGGCCGATGCCGGTGACGCCGCCGACGCGGTCGCCTCGGCCATCGCTGTCGCACAGGCGAGCCTGTGTGCGGAGTCGGTCGGTGCGATGGGTGAGGCGATGCGCCTGACCACCGAATATCTCAAGACGCGCAAGCAGTTCGGGGTCACCCTGTCGAAGTTCCAGACCCTGACCCAGCGTGCCGCGGATATGTACGTCTCGCTGGAGCTGGCCCGCAGCATGAGCTACTACGCGACGGCGTCGCTCGCCGAGGGCGCGGTCGACGCGTCGGTCCTGTCCCGGGCCCGCCTGCAGGTCGGGCGCGGTGCTCGCCATATCGGCCAGGAAGCGGTGCAGATGCACGGCGGTATCGGCATCACCACCGAATATCCGGTCAGTCACTACGTCGCCCGGCTCACCGCGGTCGATCAGACCTTCGGTGGCCGCAGGGAACATCTCGGTGTGCTCGCCGCCGGGGTGGGGGAGTACAGCCTGGTCGAACTCTGATTCGAACGGTCTCCGGCAGGGGTGGCGGTCGACGCGAATTCCGCGCGGCCGCCACCTTTTCCGTATCGGGTCTCAGTTCTCGTTGCCGCTGTCGGGCGGCGCGGGTTCGGTCTCCTCGATCGAGTGCGGCGTGTAGTGCGGCCGCGTGGTCGTCGTGGTGCCGGTCTCGGATTCGTCGTAACGGTCGTCGTTCGGATCAACGGTGGTCGGGACGGTTCGCGAGGATGTGGTCGGCGGCGGCGCGTAGGGCGTGTAGCTCGGTTCCGCATCGGGCGACGTGATGGCGGTGTCGGTCGCGGTCGCCGAGGTGGTCCGCCGGGCCGGCGTATTCGCCGCGACCCGCCAGGACGGGGAGGGCGGAATCATCACCTGGGGAGTGGTGGTGCCGCTGTGCCGGAGCGGGGCGGTGGCTACCTGCAGATCCGCGGAAAGTGGCGGCGGGGCGACGTAGACGTCCTTGTGCCCGATCCCGCAGGCGCCGATCAGCACCAGTCCCAGCGATACGGCGCCGGCGGCCATGGCGGGGCCCGCGACCTTCATATTCAGGCGGCCTGGGATATCCGCATCGGCGCGATCCCCCGTGCCCGCCCTGTCGTCCATGGATGTGGTGCTCCCTCAAACTGTTTCCGAGTGGCCTCACAGTAACCGAGACCGGCTGACGAGGCCAGACGCGTCCGCGGCGCGGCAAGATACCGGAGAGTAACGTGAAGTGCCAATGTTTCACATAACAAAGCGATTACTTTCGGCGTGTTGCGGGCACGTGTCGTGTGGAGTTTCGGCAACGGCCACGTACCGTGTGAGCGAAGTTACAAATGCGACGCGTGTTGTTTGCCGGGTGAAACTGACGTTTCGAGCATCTCGGTAGGCGTCATCGAGGAGTGGTGATGGGAGCTTATTCGACATCCCCCACACGCGCGGTGTCGCGGAACGATTCGGCCTCCGCCGAATCCGGGCGCACCGCATGGTCGATCACAGCCCGCATCGCGGCCTGGCTGATCTTCCTGGGTGGATTGGTCGGCGCGGTGCTCGGCATCGCGGGCCTTCGTGTCGAAATCACTGTCGCCGGACTGATTCTGGCGTGTACGACAGGTCTGGTCCTGCTGAAGCTGCGGGCCGACGGTCACAGTTCCGCCTGAGGTTCCGCATCGGCGGAAAATCACTGGGCGCCGGAATCCCTCGGGCTTACCGTGGGGCGGCATGAGGATCGAATCGACCATCGACGCGGCCGAATTCCGCCGTCGTGCCGAGACCTTCCTGGCGCGAGACCCCCTGCGGCACACGATCATCACCACCATGGTCGACAACTGCGTGGCGGGTACGTCCGTTGTCGATCCGCTGTTCGCCGCGGTGTATGCCGACGGTGCGGTGGTCGGTGTCGCGATGGACACCCCTGGGCGCGGGGTGTGCCTCGGCGAGCTTCCCGATGCCGCGCTCGCGGAACTGGCCGGCACCTTCTTCGCGGGCGACCCCGATATGCCCGGCGTCGACGGCGGCCCGCTGTCCGGCCTCGCCTTCGCCCGGTCTTGGCGGGCATTGTCCGGCAAGGATTTCCGGCAGACCGGGTCCACCCGGCTCTATCGGTTCGCCGATCCGGGCAGTCCCGTGGTATCCGGTCGCGCGCGGCCGGCCACCGACTCGGATGTGGCGATCTGCGTCGAGTTCGCCGAGCGGATGCGACGGGATTCCGGCATAGGTCCGGACCCTCGGTCGGTGCCCGCGCGGGTGGCCGTGGGGCATTTGTGGTTGTGGGAGGACGGTGCGCGGCCGGTGGCGATCGCCGGACATCAGATCCGTTCCTTCGGCTGGACGCGTATCGCGCCGGTGTACACGCCGCCGGAGTTCCGGCGCCGCGGCTACGCCTCCGCGCTCACCGCCCGGGTATCGAAAATGTTGCGGGACAACGGCTCGCAGGTGTGCCTGTGCACCGATATCGGCAATCCGACCTCCAACAAGATCTATCAGGACATCGGATATCGGCCGGTGTGTGACTTCCTGCAGTACACCTTCGACACTCGCACGGATCCCGCCGGTTCATGACATCCGCAGCAGCGGCGACTTCTCCGGATTCAGCGGTGTGTTCTGGGCGGCCGAAAGCCACCAGTTTCCGTTCCGTTCCACCATGACGTACAGCGCCGTTTCGGAGAACGCCGTGGGATCGGCGGCCTGCCGCCGGATCTGGGTGACCACCACACCGGGGGCCGGGCTGATCGCCGTGACCACTTCGAAGGTCGACGGCGGCGCCACCTGTCCGGACATCAGCCGATGGTGGATCGGATTGAGCTGGTCGTAGCCGATGACGGTGGCGCCGAACGGAGTTCCCCACAGCACGTCCGCGGCGAAGGAGTGGTCGTAGAGGTCCGCGTCACCCGTTTCCCCGGCGTGCTGCAGTTCCGCGGCCAATGCGGTCGCGACCCGATGGGCCTCGTCGCGTGCCGACGGATTGTCCAATGCGGGGCGATTCATCATGACTACCTCCTGGTTCCGGGTACGCTCTCGAACCTAGAAACTGAACGTAACTTCAGGTCAAGCGCGCGTGAGCACTGTCACGTGTGCCCAGAATCCGCGTCAGCGCCGCGCGTAGCGCCCGCCCGGGATCGGCGGGGGCATGTGGCGCGCGCCAGGCCACGATCTGATCGGGGCGCACCAGCAGTGCTCCGGATGTGCCGATGCCGACGTCGGCGCACCAGTTCTCGTCCATGCGGAGGTGGCGCACCCGGTCGTCGCGGGGTGACATCGCTTGCCAGGCGGCCGCATCCGGTCCGGTGAACAGGGTGAAGCCGGTGCCGACGAGATCGAGGGTGGAGCGCCGGCCGTCCAGGAAGCGGTGCGGCAGCCGGGTACCGGGGCAACCGCCGAGATCGAGCCGGGTGGTGGTGTGCGCACTGCCGTCGTCCACGAAGGCGCCGTCGGGATAGCGCAATCCCAGGATCAGCGCGATCGGATCGGCGAGGGGGGTGTCGTCGGCGGACTCGGTGGCCATCGTGCGCAGATTCGCGGTCCGGATGCTGGATTGGTCGGCCGTGTACCAGCCGATGGGGCGGCGCTCGGCATCGTAGCTGTCCAGCAATCGCGGATCGGCCGTACCGCGCAACACCATCGCGAGTTTCCAGGCCAGATTGTGGCCGTCCTGGATGCCGGTATTGGCACCCGCGGCCGCATAGGGCGGCATTACGTGGGCCGCGTCGCCGGCGAGGAAGACCCGGCCCGATCCGAACCGGTCGGCGACGAACATGCCGGACTCCCAGGGCAATACACTCAGCACCTCGAGGTCGAGATCGCCGGCGCCGATCGCCCGGCGCAGCAGGCCGGGCCAGTCCGCGGCCGGGCGGTCGAGCTCGGTGGAACTCGTGAAGATCCAGCGCTGAGATCCGTCGACCGAGGCGAAAGCGCCCGGGATGCGGTCGTTCTCGATCTGGCAGAGGTTGAATTCGCGGCCGCGCACCACCTCCGACAGATCGGCGCGAAAGTAGACGTTCACCGCGCGCCCGAGGGTGCCGCGGCCGTGCCGATCGATGCCCAGCCGGTGCCGGATCGGGCTGTGCGCACCGTCCGCGGCGATCAGGTACGACGCGCGCAGTGGCTCGGCGAGACCGTCGCCGGTGCGCAACAGTGCGGCGATACCCGTTGCGGTCTCCTCGAATTCGACGCATTCGACACCGAATCGGATATCGCAGCCACGGGCCGTCGCCAGGTCGCGCAGGAGGGGCTCCAGGAGATCCTGAGCGCACAGACATGCCGCGGACGGGGTGATCGCATCCCAGTCCGGCAGGCCCCCGGGCAGGGTGAAGGGGATGCGCTCGGCGCGCGCCAGGGTCGGGCCCGCCGCCATCGCCTGATGAGCGGACAGGCCCCGTGCGGCCTCCTCGACGGCCTCGGCGATGCCGATCTGCCGGAACAGCTCCATCGTGCGGATATTGATCCGGCGTGCTTTCGGCTGCGGGGAGGTCGTGCGGCGGCGCTCGATCAGTACCGTCGGGACACCGTGATGCCGCAGGAACAGGGCCGCGGTGAGTCCGGTCAGTCCGCCGCCGACGATCACTACGGGCTCTGAGTGTACGTCGTACATCATGTGTACGTTGTACACCAGTGGTTGAATTTCGGCAAGGAGGTGCGATGACCGACGAGGCACCCGGAGCGCTCATCTGGACCCTGCCGGAACCACCTGGCCGGCCGACGACGAACCTGAGCCGCGTGGACATCCTGCGCGCGGCCCTGACGATCGCCGATGGCGAGGGAGCGCGGGCGCTGACCATGCGCCGGGTCGCGCAGGCGGTCGGCGCCTCCACGCCGATGTCGCTGTATCGCTATGTGGGCAGTAAGGACGGATTGGTCGATCTGATGATCGACGCCGTCTACGGTGAGATTCCGCTACCGGAACCACCGGCCGGCGCCGCACCGGAGTCGAAAGACACAGGCGAACAGCCGAACTGGCGCGATGCGCTGGAGCGCCTGGCGCTCGATACCTGGGTGGTGATCCAGCGGCATCTGTGGTTCGGCGAACTCGTCCACACCCGGCCGCCACTCGGACCGAACGCACTGCGCTATTTCGATGTCCGCTTCCGGATGCTCGAGCCCCTGGGGCTGTCCGCCGACGATCTGTCGTTACTGACCGGCGCGGTGGACGGTCACCTGTTCGGCGCCGCACTGCAAGCGGCCGAGGAACAGCGGATGCGATCGCGCGTGGGTATACGGACCGACAGCGAACTGACCGCGGCGGCAGCACCCTTCATCGAACCGATTCTCGCCGGCGGCCACTACCCGGCCTTCGCGCGCTGGTTCCACGGCCGGACCGGCTCCGGCCCGGCCGATCCGGTGGCGTGGACCCTGCGGTGTCTTGTGGACGGGCTGGCCTCCCGACTGGGGATCGAAGAAGGCCGGCGACCGCCGTCGACCCCGCCCGCCGGTCCGGCGTGACCCATCGCGGGCCGGCGCCGCCGATACCGGGTCCCGCTAATCCGCTTGTCGCACGACCCATTCGAATGCGCGGGCCTCGGAGCGGGCGCCCTCGGCGGTGCGGGAGCGGTTGGGTTCACCGAGATCGGCGAGCAAGGTCTCGGTCAGCTCCACCAGGGTGGCCAGCGCGGCCGGAGTGAACCAATCGGGGCGGGTGGCGAACACCAGATCCTCACTCGCGGTATTACCACTGGCGCCCGGGGCGAACGGGCAGCCACCGAGACCGCCCAGCGAACCGTCGACCGCGCTCGCTCCGGCGGCCACCGCGGCCAGTGAGTTCGCGACCCCCATACCCCAGGTGTCGTGGCCGTGGAAGAGGATGCGGCGCTGCGGCGTTCCCGATCGGACCGCGGCCACGAGTGCGTGTACCTGGGACGGATGCGCCTGCCCGAGGGTATCGGCGAGCACGATATCCGCGGCGCCGTCGGTGCGCGGGTCGGCGGCGATGGCCAGCACCCGCGCCGGATCCACCGGTCCGTCGAACGGGCAGGTGAACGAGGTCGCCAGGCAGAGCTGAATCGACCCGTCGACCTCCTCGGCCAACCGGATCGCCTCCGGCATGGCGGCCACGCTGTCCTCGGCGGTGCGGCCGATATTGGCCTGGTTGTGCGCATCCGAAACCGACAGGCAGTACTGAAACTTTCGCACTCCCGCCTCGGCGGCCCGGGCGACCTGTCGCGGCGTGGCCACCCACACCCAGCTTCGTTGCAGCTCTTCGGGACTCAGCGCGGCGACCAGCTCCATGGTGTTGGCCATCGGCGGCACCAGATCCGGCCGCGCCATCGAACCGATCTCCAGCTCCGGCACCCCCAGGGCGAGCAGGGTGCGGGCTATCTCCACCTTGTGCTCGGTGGGCAGTACCTTGCCGGTCAACTGCAGACCGTCGCGCAAGGTCACATCACGCAATCCGGCCGTGATCGTCGCGTCGCTCATCGCACCTCCCGAGTCCGCGGGAAGACCGCCCGGCTCACGACGCGTCCAGGGCGTCGATCTCGGCCTCCGACATGCCCAGCAGCTCCGAGAGTACTTCCCGGGTGTGTTCACCGAGGTCCGGGCCCACGGACCGGATGGGCAGCGACCGGTCGCCGATCACCGGGACGATGCCGGTGAACGCCACCTGCTTCGGTTCGTCCGCACCGACGTCGACCGGGAAATGCTGGATCATGTCCCGGGCCCGGTACTGCTCGTCGGTGACGATATCGGCGGCGGTGTAGATCGGCCCGCACGGGATGGCGGCCGCCTCCAGGACGGCCAGTGCCTCCTCGCGAGTGCGGCGCGCGGTCCACTCGCCGATCGCGGCGTCGAGGCGGTCGCGGTGGCGCCAGCGTCCGGCGTTGTCCTGCAGTTCCGGGTCCTCGGCCAGCTCGGGCCGTTCGATCACCTGCATGTAGCGGCGGAAAATGGCGTCTCCGTTACCGCCGATGATGATGCTGGTGCCATCCGAACAGGGATAGGCGTTACTGGGTGCGATCCCCTCCATGCGCCCGCCGACCCGCTGGCGGTTGATGCCGTAGGCCTCGTAATCGGGGACCAGCGATTCCATCACCGACAGAATCGATTCGCTCAGCGCGACATCGATGATGCGGTGCGGCAACGGAATTCGCTCGTCGGCACCGGTGCGCTGGAACAGCGCCAGTACCGTGCCGAAGGCGGCGTAGATCCCGGCGATCGAATCGCCGATCGAGACACCCACCCGGACCGGCGGCCGGTCCGGATCGCCGACGAGTTCACGCAGCCCACCGACCGCCTCGGCGACCGCGGCGAACCCCGGGCGCTGCGATAGCGGACCGGTCTGGCCGTAGGCCGAGATTCGAGTGATGACCAGATCCGGATTGACCTCGTCGAGGACCTCGGGGCCCAGCCCCCACTTCTCCAGCATTCCGGGGCGGAAGTTCTCCAGCAGCACATCGCAGTGCCGGATCAGATCGAGCACGATCGCGCGGCCCGCGTCGGTGCGCAGATCCAGCGTGATGGACTTCTTGTTGCGGTTGACGGTGCGGTAGAGCATCGAGGTATCGCCGCCGTAGAGCCGCCAATTACGCAGCTCGTCACCGGTTTTCGGGCGCTCGACCTTGATCACCTCGGCGCCGAAGTCGCCGAGAATGCGCCCGGCTGTGGGGGCGGCGATGTAGTTGCCCAGCTCCAATACCCGAACGCCGGCCAGCGGTCGAATCTCCATGTAGTGATTCAACCACCGGCCGGCGGTGACGGTCAGGCCGCCTGGGCGACCTCTTCGACGATCGAGTAGTGCTCGGCGTTACCGGCGATGACGGTGCTGGAGCGGCCGTCGACTCCGACCGGGATATCGCCGGCCAGCGTGATGCGGGTCAGCTGGCGGTGCTCGCTGCCGTCGTAGTCGTCGATCGCGTAGTGCTGGGTGGCGCGGTTGTCCCAGATGGCCACGTCACCGAGCGACCAATCCCACCGGGTGGTGTGTTCGAGCCGGGTCACCCGGTCCTGGAACAGCCGGAACAGCGCGTGCGACTCGTTACCGGACAGTCCGACGATCTGCTTGACGAAATGTCCGAGCAGCAGCGCGCGCTCACCGGTTTCGGGGTGCACCCGGACCAGCGGATGTTCGGTCTCGTAGTAGGTCGACTCGAATTCCTCGCGGTAGGCCTTGGACCGCTGGTTCGGCCGATCCTCCTGGGTCGCGGCGTAGTCGTACTTGTTGGTGTGCACGGCCCGCAGGCCCTCGGCCAGCCGCTTCAGCGGCTCCGGCAGCGACTCGTAGGCCGCGACCGTGGACGCCCAGGTCGTGGAACCGCCGTAGCTGGGCAGGCTCACCGCGCGCAGGATCGACGCCTTCGGGATGCGGTCGACGAAGGTGACATCGCTGTGCCAGCTGTTGGCCCGGCCGTGGTGTGAATCGATCGCCAGGCTCTTCACACCCTTGGAGGTGACCGTCGGATGTGGCGTGGTGGGGCTGCCGAGCAGTTCCGCGAACTCGTACTGGGTGTCCTCGGTGAGATGGTGCTGGTCGCGGAAGAAGATCACCTTGTGCTCGTTGAGTGCCGTGCGAATGGCCGCGACGGTCTCCGGAGCCAGATCCCCGCCGAGCCGGACGCCGTCGATCCGTGCACCGATGTGGGTGCCGAGCTTGCGCACGGACACGGGTTCTGCTGCGTGATCGACAGACATGGAAGGCCTTTCGCTCGAATCTTGCTGTGGTTCGAGCACACCATCGAGCCTCGCCCGCGAACAGGTTTACGGTCAGCGCGATCACAAAGCCGGCCGCGGATCGACCGCGCCGCTGTGATCAGCCCAGGTGTTCGCGCAGGTAGGCCAGGTCCTCGGCGACACCTTCGGCCGGAGTCTCGAGCACCACCGGCGCATCGGCGGTCCGGCAGACCTCGGCCAGCAACTGCGGATCGATCGTGCCGTCGGCGAAGTTCGCGTGCCGGTCGGCGCCGGAGTTGAAATCGTCGCGCGAGGAGTTCAGATGCACCAGATCGATCCGGCCGGTGATCGCACGGATCCGGTCGACGACGCCGATCAGTTCCTCACCGCCGGCCCAGGCGTGACAGGTGTCCAAGCAGAAGCCGGCCCCGAAATCGCCGATCGCGTCCCACAGCCGGGCGATGGAATCGAAGTGCCGCGCCATCGCGTGATTGCCGCCCGCGGTGTTCTCGACGAGGATCGGCACCGCGAACCCGCCCTTGTCCTGCTGGCGTTCGAACAGCTTGCGCCAGTTGACGATGCCGGCCTCGATCTCCGAATCCGACCGCACGTGCCCGCCGTGGACGACGAGCCCGAACGCGCCGAGATCGGCCGCGGCCTGTGCCTGCTGGGCCACCGCGTTGCGCGACGGCATCCGCAGCCGGTTGTTCGTACTGGCCACGTTGATCTGATACGAGGAGTGCACCACCACGTCGATCGCGCTGGCCTTGATCTCCTCGGTGCGGGGGTGCGGTTGCGGTTTGTCCCAGCCTTGCGGGTCCACCACGAACATCTGGATGACGTCGGCGCCCAGACGCTCGCCGAAGCCGATCGGATCACTGTCTTGGCGGACGTGTGCTCCAATGCGCATGACAGCAGGGTATCGGTAGCCACCGACAGCCGGGCCCCCGCCGATCGAGATCGCCTTTTCCGCCGTACTGCTATGGTTTCGGTGATTCCGGCACGGGAAGTGGGAGCGGGGCATGCTGGCAAGCGGCGATGTGTTCGCGGGCTACGTCATCGAACGACTGTTGGGCCGCGGTGGTATGGGGCAGGTGTATCTCGCCAAGCATCCGCGGTTGCCGCGAATGACCGCGTTGAAGCTGCTCAACCGTGAAATGGTCGCCGATCCGGAGATTCGGGCCCGCTTCGAGCGGGAGGCCGATCTGGTCGCCCAGCTCGACCATCCCAAGGTCGTCACGGTCTACGATCGCGGCCTCGAGGACGGCCAGCTCTGGATCTCCATGCAGTTCATCGACGGAATCGACGCCGCCAGCGTGGATCCGCAGAAGCTGCCGCCCGAACGTGCCGTGCAGATCATCGCCGAGGTGGCCGAGGCGCTGGACTACGCGCACGGCAACGGCGTCATGCACCGGGATGTGAAGCCGGGCAACATGTTGCTGGCCCGCTCCACCGGCGGTAAGGGTGAGCGGGTCTACCTCACCGATTTCGGTATCGCGCGGCTGCGCGACGACGGCGGCCACCTGACCCAGACCGGAACCTTCACCGCGACCCTGGCCTACGCCTCGCCGGAACAGCTGACCGGCGCCCAGCTCGACGGGCGTTCGGATCAGTATTCGCTGGCATGCAGTCTGTTCTGGCTGTTCACCGGTCGCGGCCCGTTCAACGCGCCGAATCCGGCGGCGGTGATCCGCGGACATCTGCAGGGTCCGGCGCCGTCGTTGAGCAGTGTGCGTCCCGGCCTGCCCGCCGGATTGGACGCGGTCCTGCTCAAGGCGATGCAGAAGCGGGCCATCGACCGCTTCGACACCTGTGCCGACTTCGCGGCCGCCGCGCGCCAGGCGGTGTCGCCGGCCAGTGCGCCGCGCATTCCGACGGTCGGACACCCCTACACCGGGCCGCCCACGCCGACGACGGGACGGCCGGTGACGGGCCCGGGCACTCCGGTCGCGCCGCATCCGTCGACCGGTCCGTCCGTGCCGCACGCACCGCGGCCGATGTCGCAGCCGCACCCGATGTCGCAGCCGCACCCGATGGCGCAGCCCGTGCCGCCGCTCACCGGCGCGCGGCCGATGAACCAGATGCAGCCGATGAACCAGATGCAGCCGATGAACCAGGTGCAGCCGAACTACGGTACGTCCGCCCCGTACAACCAGCCCTACGGCTACCGGCCACCGGCGCCGCAGAGCAAATCCAATACCGGCGTGATCATCGGCATCATCGTCGGCGCGGTGGTGCTGCTACTGGTCGTACTCCTGGTCATGGCGGCCATGTCCAGCTGATCGGCCCCGCCGCCACCACAGATACGGTGTCAGGCACAGCGC
The genomic region above belongs to Nocardia spumae and contains:
- a CDS encoding GNAT family N-acetyltransferase; translated protein: MRIESTIDAAEFRRRAETFLARDPLRHTIITTMVDNCVAGTSVVDPLFAAVYADGAVVGVAMDTPGRGVCLGELPDAALAELAGTFFAGDPDMPGVDGGPLSGLAFARSWRALSGKDFRQTGSTRLYRFADPGSPVVSGRARPATDSDVAICVEFAERMRRDSGIGPDPRSVPARVAVGHLWLWEDGARPVAIAGHQIRSFGWTRIAPVYTPPEFRRRGYASALTARVSKMLRDNGSQVCLCTDIGNPTSNKIYQDIGYRPVCDFLQYTFDTRTDPAGS
- a CDS encoding nuclear transport factor 2 family protein; amino-acid sequence: MMNRPALDNPSARDEAHRVATALAAELQHAGETGDADLYDHSFAADVLWGTPFGATVIGYDQLNPIHHRLMSGQVAPPSTFEVVTAISPAPGVVVTQIRRQAADPTAFSETALYVMVERNGNWWLSAAQNTPLNPEKSPLLRMS
- a CDS encoding acyl-CoA dehydrogenase family protein; translated protein: MDFELTDEQVMLRDTVRDLLARTYDPESRLKVLDTELGWSRDVWSQLAELGVLGLSFSEADGGVGAGPVETMVVMEEIGRRLAPEPLLDAVLLPGGLVAALGTAAQRERILPEVVGGSRLLALAHEEAGSRWPDLEVTTTAAAEGAGYRLTGVKSRVPHGDCADELVVTARDADGALRVFLVAADAEGVTRTPYRTFDERRGAQVEFASASAELLGAADAGDAADAVASAIAVAQASLCAESVGAMGEAMRLTTEYLKTRKQFGVTLSKFQTLTQRAADMYVSLELARSMSYYATASLAEGAVDASVLSRARLQVGRGARHIGQEAVQMHGGIGITTEYPVSHYVARLTAVDQTFGGRREHLGVLAAGVGEYSLVEL
- a CDS encoding FAD-dependent monooxygenase, which translates into the protein MMYDVHSEPVVIVGGGLTGLTAALFLRHHGVPTVLIERRRTTSPQPKARRINIRTMELFRQIGIAEAVEEAARGLSAHQAMAAGPTLARAERIPFTLPGGLPDWDAITPSAACLCAQDLLEPLLRDLATARGCDIRFGVECVEFEETATGIAALLRTGDGLAEPLRASYLIAADGAHSPIRHRLGIDRHGRGTLGRAVNVYFRADLSEVVRGREFNLCQIENDRIPGAFASVDGSQRWIFTSSTELDRPAADWPGLLRRAIGAGDLDLEVLSVLPWESGMFVADRFGSGRVFLAGDAAHVMPPYAAAGANTGIQDGHNLAWKLAMVLRGTADPRLLDSYDAERRPIGWYTADQSSIRTANLRTMATESADDTPLADPIALILGLRYPDGAFVDDGSAHTTTRLDLGGCPGTRLPHRFLDGRRSTLDLVGTGFTLFTGPDAAAWQAMSPRDDRVRHLRMDENWCADVGIGTSGALLVRPDQIVAWRAPHAPADPGRALRAALTRILGTRDSAHARLT
- a CDS encoding acyl-CoA dehydrogenase family protein, with amino-acid sequence MKLALSPDEVAFRDDLRTFFRTEIPAEIRDKVTSGRELSRDDIVTAHKLLHGKGIAVPKWPVAWGGQDWTSMQRHIWEDEMQLAGVPEPLTFNANMIGPVIAQFGSEELKQRFLPPTAALDIWWCQGFSEPDAGSDLASLRTTAVRDGDSYIVNGQKIWTTLAQYADWIFCLVRTDPNAPKKQAGISMLLFDVNSPGVTVRPIKLIDGHHEVNEVFFENVRVPADQLVGEENMGWTYAKFLLGNERTGIAGVGRTKVVVATAKEHAARIASGSGTLLEDPVFASRVAELENELLALELTLLRVVANSAEGKPNPVSSVLKLRGTELQQAATELMLDVAGPDAVPVAAADIAAPDWAQRTGPTYLNYRKTSIYGGSNEVQRTIIASTILGL
- a CDS encoding hydroxymethylglutaryl-CoA lyase, whose amino-acid sequence is MSDATITAGLRDVTLRDGLQLTGKVLPTEHKVEIARTLLALGVPELEIGSMARPDLVPPMANTMELVAALSPEELQRSWVWVATPRQVARAAEAGVRKFQYCLSVSDAHNQANIGRTAEDSVAAMPEAIRLAEEVDGSIQLCLATSFTCPFDGPVDPARVLAIAADPRTDGAADIVLADTLGQAHPSQVHALVAAVRSGTPQRRILFHGHDTWGMGVANSLAAVAAGASAVDGSLGGLGGCPFAPGASGNTASEDLVFATRPDWFTPAALATLVELTETLLADLGEPNRSRTAEGARSEARAFEWVVRQAD
- a CDS encoding TetR/AcrR family transcriptional regulator — encoded protein: MTDEAPGALIWTLPEPPGRPTTNLSRVDILRAALTIADGEGARALTMRRVAQAVGASTPMSLYRYVGSKDGLVDLMIDAVYGEIPLPEPPAGAAPESKDTGEQPNWRDALERLALDTWVVIQRHLWFGELVHTRPPLGPNALRYFDVRFRMLEPLGLSADDLSLLTGAVDGHLFGAALQAAEEQRMRSRVGIRTDSELTAAAAPFIEPILAGGHYPAFARWFHGRTGSGPADPVAWTLRCLVDGLASRLGIEEGRRPPSTPPAGPA